The Pseudomonas allokribbensis genome has a window encoding:
- a CDS encoding COG3014 family protein, with the protein MAFRAPTLIALGAVTLLSGCSAFRNYDSELAQTNQQLATGNVDAALTLLEKNNTGPDKDLLYYFEKGELLRAKGDLSGSQNAWTSADQVVAKWEDSVKLDTDKYLAQFGSFLVNDKVRRYEGYDYEKVMLTTQMALNLLAVNDFDGARTAIKKTHEREAVIADLRDKEYLKSEEEAEKEGIKTQYKDLQGYPVASLDAPEVVGLKNSYQSAFSHYLAGFVYEALDEKDLAAPGYRKAAELRPNTPLLEQALVNLDKPVKSDDSDILIVVQSGLAPARDSIRVPLPLPISNSVVITPLSFPIIKPDTSTAPFAQIGVDGQQLNLTALNSTTAMSRRALRDDMPGIIVRTMVRAITKGVAQKKINETNPLAGLAVGISSAVLEGADTRTWRTLPDTTQVVRLRLKKGEHQVTLPNAVGGSVVKITVDQRYQVITLRAVGNQVFAAGLAAHVIPSANATAVASLKQP; encoded by the coding sequence ATGGCATTCCGCGCTCCCACTCTGATCGCGCTTGGCGCAGTCACCCTGCTGTCCGGCTGTTCGGCGTTTCGCAACTACGATTCCGAACTGGCCCAGACCAACCAGCAACTGGCCACCGGCAACGTCGACGCCGCCCTGACCCTGCTGGAAAAGAACAACACCGGTCCAGACAAGGACCTGCTCTACTACTTCGAAAAAGGCGAACTGCTACGCGCCAAGGGTGATCTGTCCGGCAGCCAGAACGCCTGGACCAGCGCCGACCAGGTAGTGGCCAAGTGGGAAGACTCGGTCAAGCTCGACACCGACAAATACCTGGCCCAGTTCGGCAGCTTCCTGGTCAACGACAAGGTTCGTCGCTACGAAGGCTACGACTACGAAAAAGTCATGCTGACCACGCAGATGGCCCTGAACCTGCTGGCGGTCAACGATTTCGACGGCGCCCGCACCGCGATCAAGAAGACCCACGAACGTGAAGCCGTGATCGCCGACCTGCGCGACAAGGAATACCTCAAGAGCGAAGAGGAAGCCGAGAAAGAAGGCATCAAGACCCAGTACAAGGACCTGCAAGGCTACCCGGTCGCCAGCCTCGACGCCCCGGAAGTGGTCGGTCTGAAGAACAGCTACCAGAGCGCGTTCAGCCACTACCTGGCCGGCTTCGTCTACGAAGCCCTGGACGAAAAAGACCTGGCCGCACCGGGTTATCGCAAGGCCGCCGAGCTGCGCCCGAACACGCCGCTGCTGGAACAGGCGCTGGTCAACCTGGACAAACCGGTCAAGAGCGATGACAGCGACATCCTGATCGTGGTGCAAAGCGGTCTGGCACCGGCCCGCGACTCGATCCGCGTCCCGCTGCCGCTGCCGATCTCCAACAGCGTGGTGATCACCCCGTTGTCGTTCCCGATCATCAAGCCTGACACCTCGACCGCGCCGTTCGCGCAGATCGGTGTCGACGGCCAGCAACTGAACCTGACCGCCCTCAACAGCACCACTGCCATGTCCCGCCGCGCCCTGCGCGATGACATGCCGGGGATCATCGTACGCACCATGGTGCGCGCGATCACCAAAGGCGTGGCGCAGAAGAAGATCAACGAAACCAACCCGCTGGCGGGCCTGGCGGTCGGTATCTCTTCAGCTGTGCTCGAAGGTGCCGATACCCGTACGTGGCGTACCTTGCCGGACACCACCCAGGTGGTGCGTCTGCGCCTGAAAAAGGGTGAGCATCAGGTTACCCTGCCGAACGCCGTGGGTGGTTCGGTGGTCAAGATCACCGTCGATCAGCGTTATCAGGTGATCACCCTGCGCGCCGTGGGCAACCAGGTGTTTGCCGCCGGGCTCGCCGCCCACGTGATCCCGAGCGCCAACGCCACTGCTGTGGCCAGCCTCAAACAACCTTAA
- a CDS encoding YcfL family protein, producing MRFKLFAVAALALLASGCATPPPPEPGSAASKVVAMGPQKHIAVGAMRVARENGFMTVNVQLTNTLNSNKTFYYRFAWLGPEGFPIAEEEVWKSQMMYGAQTSFIQGIAPTPKAVDFRLELKTP from the coding sequence ATGCGTTTCAAACTCTTCGCCGTCGCCGCCCTCGCCTTGCTGGCCAGCGGCTGCGCCACCCCGCCACCACCGGAGCCGGGCAGCGCCGCGAGCAAGGTCGTGGCCATGGGCCCGCAGAAACACATCGCGGTCGGCGCCATGCGCGTCGCCCGCGAGAACGGCTTCATGACCGTCAATGTGCAGTTGACCAACACCCTCAACAGCAACAAGACGTTCTACTACCGCTTCGCCTGGCTCGGCCCGGAAGGTTTCCCGATTGCCGAAGAAGAAGTCTGGAAGAGCCAGATGATGTACGGCGCCCAGACCAGCTTCATCCAGGGCATCGCCCCGACACCGAAAGCCGTGGACTTCCGTCTGGAACTCAAGACGCCTTAA
- the lpoB gene encoding penicillin-binding protein activator LpoB, which yields MFARFSFIAVIALLASGCANTSPTLGSKNISYGDTKAVETVTNEFGSTDLQMIAESMTRSLAQSGILQGRPVVQVYDVKNKTSEYIDTREITTSIKTQLMKSGAARFASDNTAMQSQVDQLKLQNQSGLYKKNTVAKTGNMIAAKYRLEGSISSIVKRSSDYKDVFYKFSLQLIDVESGLAEWMDEKEIRKTTER from the coding sequence ATGTTTGCACGCTTTTCCTTCATCGCCGTCATCGCCCTGCTGGCCAGCGGTTGCGCCAACACTTCGCCGACCCTGGGCAGCAAGAACATCAGCTACGGCGACACCAAGGCCGTTGAAACCGTAACCAACGAGTTCGGTTCGACCGACCTGCAGATGATCGCCGAGTCGATGACCCGTTCCCTCGCCCAGTCCGGCATTCTGCAGGGCCGCCCTGTGGTGCAGGTCTACGACGTGAAGAACAAGACCAGCGAATACATCGACACCCGTGAAATCACCACCAGCATCAAGACTCAGCTGATGAAGTCCGGCGCCGCCCGTTTCGCCAGCGACAACACCGCCATGCAGAGCCAGGTCGACCAGCTCAAGCTGCAAAACCAGAGCGGCCTGTACAAGAAGAACACCGTGGCCAAGACCGGCAACATGATTGCGGCCAAATACCGTCTTGAAGGTTCGATCAGCTCGATCGTCAAGCGCAGCAGCGACTACAAGGACGTCTTCTACAAATTCAGCCTGCAACTGATCGACGTTGAAAGCGGTCTGGCCGAGTGGATGGACGAGAAAGAGATCCGCAAAACCACGGAGCGTTAA
- a CDS encoding penicillin-binding protein activator LpoB, whose product MRAWIGMMALACAFSAQAAPKVAVTDLAYQERVEQYIHIVSSKNNYREGYYSSSGSSSYDEFEANTSYIEQAELRKFTGDIKGEILRTGMFQLIQGTPYTASSKGDIYDVIKRIKAGNFKGADYVLFGTVSDIDFTQDMNELANTDSYSAVLGLTLVADFSLINTKTYEITSAFTAMGEAQDTKLVNHRDIKISLNRPRVVRDVSKALGEDVAGQLSMQLGGNGYEQPREPQQRNNLPRDTAPVILH is encoded by the coding sequence ATGCGCGCATGGATTGGCATGATGGCCCTGGCTTGCGCGTTCAGCGCGCAAGCGGCCCCAAAAGTCGCGGTAACGGATCTGGCGTACCAGGAACGTGTGGAGCAATACATCCACATCGTTTCGTCGAAGAACAATTACCGCGAGGGCTACTACAGCTCCAGCGGTTCTTCGAGCTACGACGAGTTCGAAGCCAACACCAGTTACATCGAGCAGGCCGAGCTGCGCAAATTCACCGGCGACATCAAGGGTGAAATCCTGCGCACCGGCATGTTCCAGTTGATCCAGGGCACGCCATACACTGCCTCGTCCAAGGGTGACATCTACGATGTGATCAAACGGATCAAGGCCGGCAACTTCAAGGGCGCCGACTACGTGCTGTTCGGCACGGTGTCCGACATCGACTTCACCCAGGACATGAACGAGCTGGCGAACACCGACAGCTATTCGGCCGTACTGGGCCTGACGCTGGTGGCGGATTTCAGCCTGATCAACACCAAGACCTACGAAATCACCTCGGCCTTCACGGCGATGGGTGAAGCGCAGGACACCAAACTGGTGAACCACCGCGACATCAAGATCTCACTCAACCGCCCACGGGTGGTGCGTGATGTCTCGAAAGCGCTGGGCGAAGACGTCGCCGGACAGCTGAGCATGCAGCTCGGCGGCAACGGTTACGAGCAACCGCGCGAACCGCAGCAGCGCAACAATCTGCCGCGTGATACGGCGCCGGTGATTCTTCACTGA
- a CDS encoding LysE family transporter has translation MELQTWLAFFAACWVISLSPGAGAIASMSSGLQYGFWRGYWNALGLQLGLALQIAIVGAGVGAILTASATAFHAIKWFGVAYLVYLAIKQWRALPMDMSDDAAVRPIGRPMALVFRGFLVNISNPKALVFMLAVLPQFINPHAPLLIQYVVIGVTMICVDLIVMAGYTGLASKVLRLLRTPTQQKRMNRTFAGLFIGAAAFMATLRKAAA, from the coding sequence ATGGAGCTTCAAACATGGCTGGCGTTTTTTGCCGCCTGCTGGGTGATCAGCCTTTCTCCTGGTGCCGGCGCGATTGCGTCGATGTCCAGCGGTCTGCAATACGGTTTCTGGCGTGGTTACTGGAACGCCCTGGGCCTGCAGCTGGGCCTGGCCCTGCAGATTGCCATCGTCGGCGCCGGTGTCGGCGCGATCCTCACCGCTTCGGCCACCGCGTTCCATGCGATCAAATGGTTCGGTGTCGCGTACCTGGTTTATCTGGCGATCAAGCAATGGCGCGCACTGCCGATGGACATGAGCGATGACGCGGCGGTACGCCCGATCGGTCGGCCGATGGCGCTGGTGTTCCGTGGGTTCCTGGTGAACATCAGCAACCCCAAGGCTCTGGTGTTCATGCTGGCGGTGCTGCCACAGTTCATCAATCCTCACGCGCCGTTGCTGATCCAGTACGTGGTGATCGGCGTGACCATGATCTGCGTCGACCTGATCGTCATGGCCGGCTACACCGGGCTGGCGTCGAAGGTGCTGCGTCTGCTGCGTACACCGACCCAGCAGAAGCGCATGAACCGCACGTTTGCCGGGCTGTTCATCGGTGCGGCGGCGTTCATGGCGACGTTGCGCAAAGCCGCCGCGTAA